ATCCATAGCTATTTAGGCAAGCTTGGTGGCTGTAGAGATTCGTTTCAATAAACAACTGCAGCTCGTCAAAAAATGGAGGCAACACTTGGTGGCGGAGTGGCAGAAACGGAGGCGCGACCAAAGAGTTCATCAGTGCGAAAGTAGGGGCAATGAGATAGGTGCAACGAGAACCACAAAAAATCCCAAAAGTGGTGACAAGCCGCTAATTTAGTTGGTTGATGAGCTATGTTGTCTTGAGAAAGTAGATGAGGACAAATAATCTCTTGGCTTTTTTGGAAAAGATGTATTTTTTGGGAAGATGAGAGTACTTGTATCTAGAAATTAAGAAAATGATGATATTAAAATAAAGTTTGATGTTGGAGACAATtttaaatgcaaaaaaaaaattaagatgattttaatttttgactaaaatcataaaaattaaaatcgtacttaatccaaaatttttactttttagtatattttttacgagcattttctcttatttatacGGGCAATTTATATAATTAGATCAAATTAGTTTCGAATTTACGCAATTGCAATTTTTTGAAATAGGTTACATCTTTGGTCTGTTTTAAATTTATGTAAATCGCTATAAGGTGTAGTAGTTTACAATTTGCACGTAATCCGCTATAGGATAGTGCAAATTACATTGAAAAGCGTGTAATGCAGAAACTGCTACAGGATGTCGCGATTTCTGAAGGAATCGGGTCATGCATAAATTGCTATAGGCTCCAGCGGTTTATATGAAAACAGGTCTGTGGTAAATTATGTATACGTAGATTCTCTATATATATCTATGGACGACAATTGTAAAAAAGAAGAGTGTCATTTTTACAATGGAGAGTGAGGAGAGTTTTCTAGTTTTAGTGCATTactctaaaaaaaattcaaaaaagtaAAAAGTACGGTGTTAAGTTTACTGATAGAGAACTACTGAGTATTTTTATTCGGTCATCGAATATCTTGTCAGAGCTAAAAATCAGTACATTGCAAAAGCTTGGGGTGTATGGGATCAAGTGGGTGAAGAAGTTATTTTACAAGACCCCTATTGCTGTTGTGTTAACTAGTGTGAAGTATGATACATTTGTGATAGGGTCCGATGAAGATATGCAATTTTGTTTCATTGTCAACGAAGTTTTCCAGTAGTGAGAATACACGAGTTGTATGCCAAGTTGAAAGATAGTGTCGACAGTTTTGGGGCATCAGCTCCGAATCCCCAGTCGACTTCGTTGGCGGTGCTTCTACCTCGACACCTGTGGTTGCACCTGCTTGTCCAGTGGTTGAACCCCCATCTATTGCAGTTTAGATGGCTAGTTTACCTCGTCTGATTCTTGATTTTGCAGGCAATGGTGAACCAGATCTAGTTGAAAATTGATGCGAGATGATGATTCGGACGAAGAGTCTGTTGACATACTTGGGGACAATAATGAGAGTACTTGGAGCAATCAACCTACAAAGTATGACCCATCAACTTCTCGCACACAGCAACATCCTCCACATTTTTCAACCTTAAACTTGGAAGCCATTGGCCAACAGCCAGACGTAGATCCTACATTTGGAGGTCAAGAATTGCATGATGGAATCGCTCATACGAAATTTCAAATTGGCCAATCTTTCTAGAGTAAAGAGGAAGCTATGTTGAGTGTAAAGGATTATAGCACCCGTCGTAGAATTGAGTACAGGATACAAGCGATTTTTGTCCGTCATGATCCTACTTGGATATGGCCTCTCCAAATTTTCCAAACTCTCTCCAGCTCCTCCTCCCCCTCTCAAACTACAACTTTCTCTCTCAACAAAATTTTTTCCTCTCTACTAAATGAAGAATTCGTTGCTGGCTATCGCGGTTTTATAGCCAAGCTCCACAAAAACCGTGGCACCCTCAAGCAGATTACGGTAGTTGTTGTTTTCACATAAATTGCTAAACTTTATAGTGGTTTATGCATGACTTAATTCCTTCAGAAACTACGGCAACCTATAGCGATTTTTACATTGCACATTTTTCAATGTAATTCGTGCTACTCTATAGCAGATTATGTGTAAATTATAAATCATTACATTCTGTAGTAATTTACATTAATTTAAAATAAGACAAAGATATAACCTATTTCAAAAATTTATAAATACGTAAATTCAAAACTAATTTATTAAGTGTTCTATTATTTACATGTACGTTAAGTGTTTTATCATTCTTACAAAGCTAAATCGATAAAAAATTCAATTGTCGCACCTGAAATCatttttagtaaaataaaatactaaaaacatGACCATTAGGATAATAATTCCAAAAATAATATGTTATATATTATTTGGTTATAAATTaaatatagaatagaataaattatgaatttttttattatacaaaatttaagaaaaaaataaaataaaaaatataatacttactaatatttttgtgtttctcatgtcaaaataaatttaaaatatactaatttattATCTTAAAATATAATacttgtatttatattttaattatctaatataattttatatcttCATATGTTTATTTTAGTATTCAgtacttataaataaattataagttAACAAGGAactctgatacttaagttagTAAGAGTTTTTGGTCAATTTTGTATAAATTAGCGTTAAAAAATATCTGAGATTGATAAGGTATTTATATAGTAGAACTGTAGAAGGATAAGTTATATTTCTATAGCTTATCCACCTATCTTGGTGGATAGTTATTCTCCTATTTTATCTAAGAGTTGTTATGATCTCATATTTTATCTAAGTATTTTTATGATCTCACTACTAGAGTGTGTTTGGACTCTACAAGTTAGATTTTATGTGCTTTTAGCTTTGGCTGAATTGTGAATCAATGTATCAACACTTCTTATGTCACGGTTAAAAAAATTGTActatttttttgataaattatacacaatttaaaatttttcatccTCTTtattatcatctttttttttttttatcttcttctttttattttatctattcataatttttttgttttacccttacaaaaaaaaaattgtaacaaacatgagaagaagaagaaaatgaaagaaaaatgcagTAACATAAAaacgataataataaaaaaatacacgAAAAAATATTCTTTGTATGCAAAATAGTTTACATTTTGTTTAAGCAGCGAattgtcacggtaaattttagaaggttagatttaacagtgtttgtataGTTTTTTGGAGTGTTTGAGAATACTCTAGATGGTTCCGGAACGTTCTAGAATATTCTAGAAGAGCgtagatgtatatagaagtataaagagtggtatggaataatctagaaacatttagagagttgtggtatgatagatatttgtaaagaaggttctggatgattaatctggaccgttgattagacttaatcctaaccatccattgaggaggttgatggctataaatagaggtgagagttagagtttgactgtgtgtgaatcatttgtaaccaCACTTGAGCAATAAAGCCTTTCTCTTAtgttctcttgtattcttagctttcttgctaagtattgatggttaggctgacttggtcttagttcaagaggttgagtaagttcgAGTGCTGACACGGTAATGTTGGAGTGTGTCCAAAACCTATAGAattattcaaaattaattttgtagTTAAATTATTTCTATTAAGAACGAATATTTTAGTTTCTAATAAATCCGATTTTTATTAAGGTTTAAGTTATTCAAATAAATTTTTATCCAAAAAATCAATGactataataatttttataaaagaaaataaatcgataaaaatataaaaataatgacaTGTACTAGAaggataaaaaataagaaaaataaaaaaatatattatgaaaaaggaaaaaaaaaatgaaagaaagggaGATAGAGAGTTGACATGGGAATGAGATCCAAAGACAAACGCAGGTTGGAGAGGAGAATATGGAGTCCAATAACGCAACCCGTCACAATGAGTCTCAGTCAATGATTATTATAAACAACACAAAAaggaaatattaaaattaaaaatgatttatttacaaattttaattttaacccaAACTCATATCCAAAACAAAATATCTTATGCCTAAAAGAGTTCATCGTGTGTGAATCAAAGAAAAAGAGAGGAGTGTAACGTGTCTCAAACAAATGTACAAAACAAATTTCAACTTCACATTCCCCTTgttatattaatatattaatattaatctTATATATTTTATTAGAGAAATACTAAGAGNNNNNNNNNNNNNNNNNNNNNNNNNNNNNNNNNNNNNNNNNNNNNNNNNNNNNNNNNNNNNNNNNNNNNNNNNNNNNNNNNNNNNNNNNNNNNNNNNNNNNNNNNNNNNNNNNNNNNNNNNNNNNNNNNNNNNNNNNNNNNNNNNNNNNNNNNNNNNNNNNNNNNNNNNNNNNNNNNNNNNNNNNNNNNNNNNNNNNNNNNNNNNNNNNNNNNNNNNNNNNNNNNNNNNNNNNNNNNNNNNNNNNNNNNNNNNNNNNNNNNNNNNNNNNNNNNNNNNNNNNNNNNNNNNNNNNNNNNNNNNNNNNNNNNNNNNNNNNNNNNNNNNNNNNNNNNNNNNNNNNNNNNNNNNNNNNNNNNNNNNNNNNNNNNNNNNNNNNNNNNNNNNNNNNNNNNNNNNNNNNNNNNNNNNNNNNNNNNNNNNNNNNNNNNNNNNNNNNNNNNNNNNNNNNNNNNNNNNNNNNNNNNNNNNNNNNNNNNNNNNNNNNNNNNNNNNNNNNNNNNNNNNNNNNNNNNNNNNNNNNNNNNNNNNNNNNNNNNNNNNNNNNNNNNNNNNNNNNNNNNNNNNNNNNNNNNNNNNNNNNNNNNNNNNNNNNNNNNNNNNNNNNNNNNNNNNNNNNNNNNNNNNNNNNNNNNNNNNNNNNNNNNNNNNNNNNNNNNNNNNNNNNNNNNNNNNNNNNNNNNNNNNNNNNNNNNNNNNNNNNNNNNNNNNNNNNNNNNNNNNNNNNNNNNNNNNNNNNNNNNNNNNNNNNNNNNNNNNNNNNNNNNNNNNNNNNNNNNNNNNNNNNNNNNNNNNNNNNNNNNNNNNNNNNNNNNNNNNNNNNNNNNNNNNNNNNNNNNNNNNNNNNNNNNNNNNNNNNNNNNNNNNNNNNNNNNNNNNNNNNNNNNNNNNNNNNNNNNNNNNNNNNNNNNNNNNNNNNNNNNNNNNNNNNNNNNNNNNNNNNNNNNNNNNNNNNNNNNNNNNNNNNNNNNNNNNNNNNNNNNNNNNNNNNNNNNNNNNNNNNNNNNNNNNNNNNNNNNNNNNNNNNNNNNNNNNNNNNNNNNNNNNNNNNNNNNNNNNNNNNNNNNNNNNNNNNNNNNNNNNNNNNNNNNNNNNNNNNNNNNNNNNNNNNNNNNNNNNNNNNNNNNNNNNNNNNNNNNNNNNNNNNNNNNNNNNNNNNNNNNNNNNNNNNNNNNNNNNNNNNNNNNNNNNNNNNNNNNNNNNNNNNNNNNNNNNNNNNNNNNNNNNNNNNNNNNNNNNNNNNNNNNNNNNNNNNNNNNNNNNNNNNNNNNNNNNNNNNNNNNNNNNNNNNNNNNNNNNNNNNNNNNNNNNNNNNNNNNNNNNNNNNNNNNNNNNNNNNNNNNNNNNNNNNNNNNNNNNNNNNNNNNNNNNNNNNNNNNNNNNNNNNNNNNNNNNNNNNNNNNNNNNNNNNNNNNNNNNNNNNNNNNNNNNNNNNNNNNNNNNNNNNNNNNNNNNNNNNNNNNNNNNNNNNNNNNNNNNNNNNNNNNNNNNNNNNNNNNNNNNNNNNNNNNNNNNNNNNNNNNNNNNNNNNNNNNNNNNNNNNNNNNNNNNNNNNNNNNNNNNNNNNNNNNNNNNNNNNNNNNNNNNNNNNNNNNNNNNNNNNNNNNNNNNNNNNNNNNNNNNNNNNNNNNNNNNNNNNNNNNNNNNNNNNNNNNNNNNNNNNNNNNNNNNNNNNNNNNNNNNNNNNNNNNNNNNNNNNNNNNNNNNNNNNNNNNNNNNNNNNNNNNNNNNNNNNNNNNNNNNNNNNNNNNNNNNNNNNNNNNNNNNNNNNNNNNNNNNNNNNNNNNNNNNNNNNNNNNNNNNNNNNNNNNNNNNNNNNNNNNNNNNNNNNNNNNNNNNNNNNNNNNNNNNNNNNNNNNNNNNNNNNNNNNNNNNNNNNNNNNNNNNNNNNNNNNNNNNNNNNNNNNNNNNNNNNNNNNNNNNNNNNNNNNNNNNNNNNNNNNNNNNNNNNNNNNNNNNNNNNNNNNNNNNNNNNNNNNNNNNNNNNNNNNNNNNNNNNNNNNNNNNNNNNNNNNNNNNNNNNNNNNNNNNNNNNNNNNNNNNNNNNNNNNNNNNNNNNNNNNNNNNNNNNNNNNNNNNNNNNNNNNNNNNNNNNNNNNNNNNNNNNNNNNNNNNNNNNNNNNNNNNNNNNNNNNNNNNNNNNNNNNNNNNNNNNNNNNNNNNNNNNNNNNNNNNNNNNNNNNNNNNNNNNNNNNNNNNNNNNNNNNNNNNNNNNNNNNNNNNNNNNNNNNNNNNNNNNNNNNNNNNNNNNNNNNNNNNNNNNNNNNNNNNNNNNNNNNNNNNNNNNNNNNNNNNNNNNNNNNNNNNNNNNNNNNNNNNNNNNNNNNNNNNNNNNNNNNNNNNNNNNNNNNNNNNNNNNNNNNNNNNNNNNNNNNNNNNNNNNNNNNNNNNNNNNNNNNNNNNNNNNNNNNNNNNNNNNNNNNNNNNNNNNNNNNNNNNNNNNNNNNNNNNNNNNNNNNNNNNNNNNNNNNNNNNNNNNNNNNNNNNNNNNNNNNNNNNNNNNNNNNNNNNNNNNNNNNNNNNNNNNNNNNNNNNNNNNNNNNNNNNNNNNNNNNNNNNNNNNNNNNNNNNNNNNNNNNNNNNNNNNNNNNNNNNNNNNNNNNNNNNNNNNNNNNNNNNNNNNNNNNNNNNNNNNNNNNNNNNNNNNNNNNNNNNNNNNNNNNNNNNNNNNNNNNNNNNNNNNNNNNNNNNNNNNNNNNNNNNNNNNNNNNNNNNNNNNNNNNNNNNNNNNNNNNNNNNNNNNNNNNNNNNNNNNNNNNNNNNNNNNNNNNNNNNNNNNNNNNNNNNNNNNNNNNNNNNNNNNNNNNNNNNNNNNNNNNNNNNNNNNNNNNNNNNNNNNNNNNNNNNNNNNNNNNNNNNNNNNNNNNNNNNNNNNNNNNNNNNNNNNNNNNNNNNNNNNNNNNNNNNNNNNNNNNNNNNNNNNNNNNNNNNNNNNNNNNNNNNNNNNNNNNNNNNNNNNNNNNNNNNNNNNNNNNNNNNNNNNNNNNNNNNNNNNNNNNNNNNNNNNNNNNNNNNNNNNNNNNNNNNNNNNNNNNNNNNNNNNNNNNNNNNNNNNNNNNNNNNNNNNNNNNNNNNNNNNNNNNNNNNNNNNNNNNNNNNNNNNNNNNNNNNNNNNNNNNNNNNNNNNNNNNNNNNNNNNNNNNNNNNNNNNNNNNNNNNNNNNNNNNNNNNNNNNNNNNNNNNNNNNNNNNNNNNNNNNNNNNNNNNNNNNNNNNNNNNNNNNNNNNNNNNNNNNNNNNNNNNNNNNNNNNNNNNNNNNNNNNNNNNNNNNNNNNNNNNNNNNNNNNNNNNNTCCTTAACAAAaattgaaaagtaaaaaaaaaaaaaaaaattcttaagaATAATGTTCTTGGTTTTGCCTTGTTCTCCTAATCCTTTTCCACTTCCATTCTTCTGATTCATCAACACTTCaatcttcttttatttattttttgtgtgtGCTTTCATACCAAAGTGAATGGCGGCAACAACCACCACTGATGGCGGAGGAGGCGGCGGAGCTGGAGGCGGAGGAGGAGAGGATAGGGTTCTTGCGACCGCACAGCAGATCCTCAAGAGCCTGAACACTCCCAAAGATGTTCGTGAAGACATGCTCCTCATCTTCTCCAGCTTCGACAACCGTCTCTCTAACATCACCGATATTGTCCACCGCGACGACGACGGTGCCGCTGCCATCGCCGCCGAGGAGCTTGAACGATTCGAGGCTGCTGAGAAGCTCATCCTCCGCTGGGACTCTTCCCTCTCCAGCGACCCCCACTCCGCCTCATCGCTCCTCCTCGATTCCGCCGATGATGCGGCCGATTACTTCTCCGCAGTCGATGACGTCATCCACTGGATGGAACAGCTCAACCTTGCCCCTCCTCCTCCGCCGTCTTCCTCCGCCGGTAACCGCCACCGGATTGAGATGGACCGCGCCGAGAACGCGATCCAGCTCGCTATGACGCGCCTCGAGGACGAGCTCCGCCACCTCCTCGTCAGGAACACCGTTCCTCTTGACGCGGAGAGCCTCCACGGTTCCATCCGCCGTGTCTCCCTCTCCTTCACTGACGGCGGCACCGTCGACGAAAATCTCGAGAGCTTCGGTGAGGTCAACGACCAAGGCGGCGACTCCCAGCGGTTCCACGAGCGCGGCGCCAGCCTCGGCGACGACATCTCTGTCGATCTCCTCCGCGCTGACGCGGTGGCGGAACTTAGAGAAATCGCTGATCGCATGGTTAGGTCAGGTTACGAGAAAGAGTGCCTTCAGGTATATAGTAGTGTTCGTCGTGATGTTTTGGATGAATATTTATCAATTCTTGGTGTTGAGAAATTGAGCATTGAAGAGGTTCAAAGAGTTGAATGGAAGAGTTTAGATGAAAAAATGAAGAAATGGATTCAGGCCGTTAAGATTTCTGTTAGGGTTCTTCTCACTGGAGAGAAGAGGATTTGTGATAGCGTTTTTGGTGAATTAGATGAGATTAGAGAGATCTGTTTCAATGAGACTGCCAAAGGTTGTGTTATGCAGTTGCTGAATTTCGGTGAGGCCGTCGCAATTTGCAAGCGGTCGCCGGAGAAATTGTTTAGGATCTTGGACATGTATGAGGCATTGAAGGATGCCCTGCCTGAACTTGAGAGTATGATCACTGATGGGTTTGTGATTGATGAGGCCAATGGGGTGTTGAAGATGCTTGGTGAGGCTGTTAAGGGGACTTTCGCCGAGTTTGAGAATTGTCTTAGAAATGAGAGTTCTAAGAAGCCGGTTATAACCGGGGACGTTCATCCATTGCCCCGGTATGTGATGAATTACTTGAAGTTGCTTGTGGATTATGGTGAGCCTATGGACTCGCTTTTAGTGATTAGCGACGAGGATCTTATCCGGTTACAAGATAGTTTTGGCGGCAATAGCTCTCAGACAGAGAACATCTCACCCTTGGGGTGCCGAATGGTATTGTTGATTTCAGAGCTTGAGAATAACCTTGAGGAGAAATCTAAGCTTTATGAAGATAGCGCATTACAATGTATATTTTTGATGAATAACATCCATTACCTGGTGAGAAAGGTGAAGGGACCGGATCCTCGGAAGGACTCAGATCTTCGGAAGTACTCGGATCTTCAGAATGTCTTGGGAGACGATTGGGTTCGCAAGCGGCGCGGTCAGGTGCGCCAGTATGCGACGGGATACCTGAGAGCCTCTTGGACTAAGGCTTTGTCCTGTTTGAAGGATGAAGGGATTGGAGGAAGCTCTAACAATGCATCAAAGATGGCTTTGAAGGAGAGGTTCAAGAACTTCAATGCATGCTTTGAGGAAATATATAGGATTCAGACGGCGTGGAAGGTACCGGACCCACAACTCCGGGAAGAACTCCGAATCTCTATATCAGAGAAGGTGATTCCAGCATACCGGTCGTTCGTGGGGCGGTTTCGGAGTCAGCTCGAGGGAAGACATGCCGGGAAGTACATTAAATATACACCAGAGGACTTGGAGGCCTATTTATCGGATTTGTTTGAAGGATCACCTGCTGTATTGCACCATATAAGGAGGAAGAGTCAATAGGGTATAGGATCTACATAACAGGTGAAGTTCATTTTGTGAAGGATTAGATGATAAAATATCCTGTGTCATATGTATCTTATTGTATCTGGATAGGTGTTGCTTACCTGTGTTAATGTTAAAAAGAATGGGATTTTTGTGAATTTCAAATCTGCTCCCAAACCCCATCCcctaacagaaaaaaaaaatgaaaaagaattgttTTTTTCCTGCATCATACACTGTAACATTTGTTTTTTCTGTCATGTATATTTGCAcataaaaaaatgtattttatTCTCATTAATCACCAAACGTTTTGAAATGCCACCCTTCATCTATAACTTGACTCAAATTCTGGTTTTGTTTATCTTCATGTTTACAATTTTAGTTATCAGGTTTCAATTTGTTGAAGTTGAACAATAGGTTTCTTAGCTGGAAAACTATATCTGATATGAACTCGAGGCCTGCTCAACAAGGTTATCAAACTCTCGATTTAACTTGTGAACTGTGATGAT
The DNA window shown above is from Arachis ipaensis cultivar K30076 chromosome B08, Araip1.1, whole genome shotgun sequence and carries:
- the LOC107613508 gene encoding exocyst complex component EXO70B1, with the protein product MAATTTTDGGGGGGAGGGGGEDRVLATAQQILKSLNTPKDVREDMLLIFSSFDNRLSNITDIVHRDDDGAAAIAAEELERFEAAEKLILRWDSSLSSDPHSASSLLLDSADDAADYFSAVDDVIHWMEQLNLAPPPPPSSSAGNRHRIEMDRAENAIQLAMTRLEDELRHLLVRNTVPLDAESLHGSIRRVSLSFTDGGTVDENLESFGEVNDQGGDSQRFHERGASLGDDISVDLLRADAVAELREIADRMVRSGYEKECLQVYSSVRRDVLDEYLSILGVEKLSIEEVQRVEWKSLDEKMKKWIQAVKISVRVLLTGEKRICDSVFGELDEIREICFNETAKGCVMQLLNFGEAVAICKRSPEKLFRILDMYEALKDALPELESMITDGFVIDEANGVLKMLGEAVKGTFAEFENCLRNESSKKPVITGDVHPLPRYVMNYLKLLVDYGEPMDSLLVISDEDLIRLQDSFGGNSSQTENISPLGCRMVLLISELENNLEEKSKLYEDSALQCIFLMNNIHYLVRKVKGPDPRKDSDLRKYSDLQNVLGDDWVRKRRGQVRQYATGYLRASWTKALSCLKDEGIGGSSNNASKMALKERFKNFNACFEEIYRIQTAWKVPDPQLREELRISISEKVIPAYRSFVGRFRSQLEGRHAGKYIKYTPEDLEAYLSDLFEGSPAVLHHIRRKSQ